The Calditrichota bacterium genome has a segment encoding these proteins:
- a CDS encoding VWA domain-containing protein, which yields MLRFANSFALYFLILIPVWIAFFYWVGKNKQRALERFGNLLALKKLMISYSGKNHRWKNALLISSYAFFILALARPQIGTKLEEVKRKGVDIFVAMDVSLSMKAEDIKPNRLEKAKHEVANLIDHLQGDRIGLIAFAGNAFVQCPLTLDYSAAKMFLDIMDTDLIPQPGTNIGKAISVAMNSFVQKERKHKVLIIITDGENLQGDPMKMADAAEKQGVVIYTVGIGSPQGVPIPLYDANGKSLGFKRDQNGNVVMTKLDEVTLEKIALQTGGKYYHATSGEMELNKIYADISKMQKKELASRIYSQYEDRFQYFLAIGLVLLLLEMFIPERRKIKAEWKGRFA from the coding sequence ATGCTGAGGTTTGCCAATTCATTTGCATTGTATTTTTTGATCTTAATTCCGGTCTGGATCGCCTTTTTTTACTGGGTCGGAAAAAATAAACAACGAGCCCTGGAACGGTTTGGAAATCTCCTGGCGTTGAAAAAGCTGATGATTTCCTACAGCGGGAAAAACCACCGCTGGAAGAATGCACTTTTGATTTCAAGCTACGCCTTTTTTATTCTGGCGCTGGCCCGACCGCAAATTGGCACCAAATTGGAAGAAGTAAAACGCAAAGGTGTGGATATTTTTGTGGCGATGGATGTGTCCCTTTCGATGAAGGCGGAGGACATCAAACCCAACCGCCTGGAGAAAGCCAAACACGAGGTGGCCAATTTAATTGACCACTTGCAGGGCGACCGCATCGGGTTGATTGCTTTTGCCGGAAATGCCTTCGTTCAGTGTCCGCTGACGCTGGATTATTCGGCCGCCAAAATGTTCCTGGACATTATGGACACCGACCTTATCCCTCAGCCGGGTACGAATATCGGAAAGGCCATTTCCGTCGCCATGAATTCCTTCGTCCAGAAGGAACGTAAGCACAAGGTCTTGATTATTATTACGGACGGCGAAAACCTGCAGGGCGACCCGATGAAAATGGCTGATGCTGCAGAGAAACAAGGCGTGGTGATTTACACCGTGGGAATCGGTTCACCCCAGGGGGTGCCCATTCCCCTCTACGACGCCAACGGAAAGAGTCTCGGGTTCAAACGAGATCAAAATGGCAATGTGGTGATGACGAAATTAGACGAAGTAACGCTGGAGAAGATTGCACTGCAAACGGGCGGAAAATACTACCACGCCACGTCCGGTGAAATGGAGCTGAATAAAATTTACGCGGATATTTCAAAGATGCAGAAAAAGGAATTGGCCTCCCGGATTTATTCGCAGTACGAGGACCGGTTCCAGTATTTTTTGGCCATAGGATTGGTTTTGTTACTTCTGGAGATGTTTATTCCCGAACGGCGAAAAATTAAGGCCGAATGGAAGGGACGGTTCGCATAA
- a CDS encoding tetratricopeptide repeat protein — translation MKKLIIVQLLFLVCALAFGTSLHADTARSRVKKGNEAFKNKKFDEALNKYQDALLKNPESPLIHFNVGDALYKKKNYKEALKSYQKALNSKDIHVQEQAYYNLGNCLYKLGKLPESILSYKEALKLDPNDRDAKYNLEYVRRKLKENAKKKPQNRRQNQQQQKQQQQQQQKQNNQKNQNQQKKQQQQQKQQQQKQGQQKQQQKQQAQKQKKNEMSKKDAERILNALKNDEKKLQKKRQMHARGGRARVAKDW, via the coding sequence ATGAAAAAATTAATAATCGTACAACTGTTGTTTCTGGTGTGTGCTCTTGCGTTTGGTACAAGTCTTCACGCGGATACGGCGCGGTCTCGTGTGAAAAAGGGAAATGAGGCGTTTAAGAACAAGAAATTTGATGAAGCGCTGAACAAATATCAGGATGCACTGCTGAAAAATCCCGAATCTCCGCTCATCCACTTTAATGTGGGTGATGCCCTGTATAAAAAGAAGAACTACAAAGAGGCCCTGAAATCCTATCAGAAAGCCCTGAACTCAAAAGATATTCACGTTCAGGAGCAGGCCTATTACAATTTGGGGAATTGCCTTTACAAACTGGGCAAATTGCCGGAAAGCATTTTATCGTACAAAGAAGCGCTCAAACTTGATCCGAACGATCGTGACGCCAAATACAATCTGGAATATGTTCGCCGCAAACTGAAGGAAAACGCCAAAAAGAAACCGCAGAACCGGCGGCAAAACCAGCAGCAGCAGAAACAACAACAACAGCAGCAACAGAAGCAAAATAATCAGAAGAATCAAAATCAACAGAAAAAACAACAGCAACAACAGAAACAGCAGCAACAAAAGCAGGGCCAACAGAAACAGCAGCAGAAGCAGCAGGCTCAGAAGCAGAAAAAGAATGAAATGAGCAAGAAGGATGCGGAACGCATTCTGAATGCGCTCAAAAATGATGAGAAAAAGCTTCAAAAGAAACGGCAGATGCACGCCCGGGGCGGTCGTGCCCGGGTGGCAAAAGATTGGTAA